Proteins from one Papaver somniferum cultivar HN1 unplaced genomic scaffold, ASM357369v1 unplaced-scaffold_158, whole genome shotgun sequence genomic window:
- the LOC113337240 gene encoding uncharacterized protein LOC113337240, which yields MKNNSVWRKIVVDAKGRGCYFNAEDDKRLSKVILDSLVECGQLNDLLRIKSLIFKGARWKVIFKDDFWKSFVRIKGVVTRKDVVAILMKLATGWRDRPSRSRRKKLAITNGASSPLLKQNNVDGFYKLLWTIDIVKENKKHTQVIKILNVLPHMEIPRLAKNLDTIFGSYSIEKMSLCFRR from the exons ATGAAAAACAACAGTGTCTGGAGGAAAATAGTTGTTGACGCCAAGGGCAGAGGGTGTTATTTTAATGCCGAGGACGATAAGAGATTATCTAAAGTGATCTTAGATTCCCTCGTCGAGTGTGGCCAGCTTAATGATTTGCTCAGAATTAAGTCTCTAATTTTCAAAGGGGCAAGATGGAAG gtTATCTTTAAAGATGACTTTTGGAAGTCATTTGTAAGAATCAAAGGTGTTGTGACCCGGAAGGATGTGGTTGCGATTTTAATGAAGCTTGCAACTGGTTGGCGTGATCGTCCTTCGAGATCGAGACGGAAAAAACTTGCAATCACGAACGGTGCATCTTCACCGTTGTTGAAACAGAACAATGTAGACGGGTTTTATAAACTTCTTTGGACTATAGATATTGTCAAGGAAAACAAAAAACACACCCAAGTTATAAAGATTTTGAATGTTCTACCGCATATGGAGATACCCAGATTAGCTAAGAACCTTGACACCATCTTTGGGAGTTATTCAATCGAGAAAATGTCGCTTTGTTTCCGACGTTag